The following DNA comes from Mucisphaera calidilacus.
GCTGAACCGGTTCGGGTGCGTGCACGTGGCGGTGAGTCTGACGACGCTTGATCCGCGGTTGTCGGGTTTGATGGAGCCACGGGCGGCGAGTCCGGCGCACCGGCTGGAGACGATTCGTGTGTTGTCGGAGGCGGGGTTGCCGGTGGCGGTGATGACGGCGCCGGTGGTGCCGGGGCTGAATGATCGTGAGTTGCCGTCGCTGCTGGAGGCGGCGGCGGAGGCGGGGGCGCGGTCGGCGGGTTATGTGCTGTTGCGTCTGCCGCATCAGATCAAGGCGTTGTTTCTGGATTGGCTGGAGCGTGATCTGCCGAGGAGTGCGCAGCGGATCGAGAGCCTGATCCGTCAGACGCGGGGCGGGCGTTTGTATGACTCGGCGTTTGGTGTGCGTGGTCGGGGCCTGGGTCCGGTGGCGGAGCAGATCGGGGCGTTGTTTGCGGCGATGGCGCGCAAGCATGGTCTGGACCGCGGGATGCCGGCGTACGACCCGAGTCACTTTCGGCGTCCGGAGAAGGACGGGTCGCAGGGGCGGTTGTTTTAGAAGTTATGGATGTCGTTTGAGCGCCGGTCAGTGTGAATGTGTTTCACGGCGAGGGGTATCTGCCAGAACAGCAGGTTATATCGGTCTTGGGGTTACAGAACGCGTGTGGTTGGGCGAGCGGGCTGTGCTGAACCGCCGATAGGGGGGCTAGGGTGTGGATGTTTGTGTCGAAGCTGGATGGAAAGCTCTGGCATCGCGGTTGCATAGATATCCGCGTACCTCGAACGGCCTACTATGTTGGTCGTTCCCACAGAGGCGTCCTCACGAGGCGCAGGAAGCAGCGAGCATGTTTGAACGCTTCACAGATCGAGCCCGCAAGGTGATGGCCTTGGCCAACCAGGAGGCTCAGCGGTTTAACCACGAGTACATCGGCACCGAGCACGTGTTGCTGGGTCTGGTGAAGGAGGGTTCGGGTGTCGGTGCGAACGTGCTGAAGAACCTGGACGTTGACCTTCGGAAGGTTCGTCTGGAGGTTGAGAAGCTGGTGAAGTCGGGCCCGGACATGGTGACGATGGGGAAGCTTCCCCAGACGCCACGGGCGAAGAAGGTGATTGAGTATGCGATCGAGGAGGCGCGGAACCTGAACCACAACTACGTGGGGACGGAGCACGTGCTTCTGGGGTTGCTGCGTGAGCACGAGGGCGTTGCGGCTCAGGTTCTGATGAACCTGGGGCTGAAGCTCGAGGAGGTCCGCGAGGAGGTGTTGAATCTCCTGGGCGCGGGCGTTGAGCCCGAGGAGGCGACGTCGAGCGGGAGCAAGTCGTCGGACGAGCCGTCGAGCAAGGGCGGCAAGAGCAAGACGCCTGCGTTGGACTCGTTTGGTCGCGACCTGACGGAGTTGGCGAAGGAGGGCACGCTTGACCCGGTGATCGGCCGTGCGGACGAGATCGAGCGTCTGGTGCAGATTCTCTGCCGTCGTTCGAAGAACAACCCGGTGCTGCTGGGTGAGGCGGGCGTGGGCAAGACCGCGATCGTCGAGGGTCTGGCGCAGCGGATCATTGGCAACGAGGTGCCTGACATCCTCGCGGACCGTCGGATCGTGGTGCTGGACCTGGCGATGATGGTGGCGGGCACGAAGTACCGCGGCCAGTTCGAGGAGCGGATCAAGGCGGTGATGAACGAGGTGCGTCGCGCGAAGAACGTGCTGCTGTTCATCGACGAGCTGCACACGCTGGTGGGTGCCGGTGGCGCGGAGGGCGCGATCGACGCGAGTAATGTGCTGAAGCCGGCGTTGTCGCGCGGCGAGATCCAGTGCATCGGTGCGACGACGCTTGACGAGTACCGGAAGTACATCGAGAAGGACGGCGCGTTGGAGCGTCGGTTCCAGACGATCATGGTCGAGCCGCCGAACAAGGCGGACACGGTCCAGATTCTGCGTGGGCTGCGTGATCGTTACGAGGCGCACCACCGCGTGCGGATCACGGACGAGGCGTTGGAGCAGGCGGTGGAGTTTTCGGAGCGGTACATCACGGCGCGTGTTCAGCCGGACAAATCGATCGACGTGATCGACGAGGCGGGTGCGCGGATCCGTTTGAAGTCGATGACGAAGCCGCCGAACCTCGCGGAGCTCGAGGAGCAGATCGAGCGTCTGCAGATCGAGAAGGACGAGGCGGTGAAGGCGGCGGACTACGAGCACGCGGCGGAGCTGCGTGACCGGGCCGAGAGCCTGCGTGCCGAGAAGGACCAGATCCAGCAGGAGTGGCGTGCGAAGTCGCAGGAAGTGGACGGGGTTGTCGACGAGGAGGTCATCGCCGAGGTGGTCTCGAAGATGACCGGCGTGCCGCTGACGCGTCTTGAGAAGGCGGAGAGCCAGCGTCTGCTGCAGCTCGAGGACGAGTTGCACAAGCGTGTGATCAGCCAGGACGAGGCGATCAAGGCGATCAGCAAGTCGATCCGTCGTGCGCGATCGGGTTTGAAGGACCCGCGTCGTCCGATGGGTTCGTTCATCTTTATCGGCCCGTCGGGCGTGGGCAAGACGCTGTTGAGCAAGGCTCTGGCGGAGTTCATGTTCGGCGACCAGGAGGCGTTGATCCGCATCGACATGTCGGAGTACATGGAGAAGCACAACGTGAGTCGTCTGATCGGCGCGCCTCCCGGGTACGTCGGGTATGAAGAGGGCGGTCAGCTGACGGAGCAGATCCGTCGCCGGCCTTATTCGGTGGTGCTGCTCGACGAGATCGAGAAGGCGCACCCGGACGTCTTCAACATGCTGCTGCAGATCATGGAAGAGGGCGAGCTGACGGACTCGTTCGGCCGGCACGTGTCGTTCCGCAACGTGATCATCATCATGACGTCGAACATCGGCGCGGACCTGATCAAGAACAAGGCGGGTTTCGGTTTCGCGAAGCGGACCGAGGAGGCGGATTACGAGAAGATCAAGAAGACGCTGATGACGGAGATCGAGCGTTACTTCCGTCCGGAGTTCATCAACCGTCTGGACGAGACGATCATCTTCCGCCCGCTGAACAAGGAGGACCTTGTCTCGATCGTCGAGTACGAGTTGAAGCAGGTCTTCAAGCGTCTCGAGGAGCGTGACATGTCGCTTGAGGTGGATCAGCCGGCGAAGGATTTCCTGATCGACAAGGGCTACAACCCGGACTTCGGTGCCCGTCCGCTGCGTCGTGCGATCGAGCATTATGTTGAGGATCCGTTGTCGGAGTCGATCCTGCGTGAGGACTTCGGCCCGGGTCACGTCGTGCGTGTGACGCGTAAGGAAGACGAGGATCACCTTTCGTTCTCTTCGTCGTTGAAGCCGAAGGCGGAGCCGGATGCTGATTCGTCGGCGTCGGAGGTCGCGGAGGCGGCGGAGAAGGGTTGAGCCGAGGGCTTGCCTGAGGTCTGGCCGGTTTGTAGCGGTTACAACGGATTTTCCTGTGAAAGGGGCGGCGATAAGCCGTCCCTTTTTTGCGTTCTCGGGTCGCTGCGCAGGGGGAGAATTGTGTAAGGGTTAGCCGTGGGGTGTGAAGGGTCGAGCGTGGCTGGACGATTTTGGAGTTACAGGGTGTGCCTGGCGTCCGTCTCTTCAGGAGTGCTGCGTCTCGATGGACAGGGACCTTCTTGAATCGCTGTTGGAGTCACCCCGCCTGCCGAGTCTTCCGGCGGTTGCGGTTGAGGTGATCTCGCTGGTTCAGGACGAGGACGTGAGCATTGACCGTCTGGCGGCGAAGATCCAGATGGACGCGGCGATGGCGGGGAAGATTCTCAAGACGGCGAACTCGAGTCTTTACGGCTTGGCGGAGCCGGTGTCGACGATCTCGGCGGCGCTGGTGGTGTTGGGGTTGAACACGGTCAAGACGCTGGCGCTGGGTTTCAGTCTGCTGGGGAATTTCCAGGAGCAGCCGGACGACGGTTTTGATCGTGACGCGTACTGGAAGCGTTCGCTTTACTCGGCGACGTCGGCGAAGGTGATCGGCACGCGTCTGTCGCTGCCGTTCCAGGAGGAGATTTTCCTGGCGGGGTTGTTGCAGGACATGGGCATCATCGCGATGCGTCAGGTTCTGGGTTCGCGTTACGAGGATCTTCTGGATCAGGCGGGTGGTCATCACCCGATTCTTGTGGAGCTTGAGCGTGCGGCTTTCGACCTGGATCATGCGGCTGTGGGTGCCGAACTGGCACAGTCCTGGAATGTTCCGGAGATTCTGACGGTGCCGATCCGGTACCACGAGGAGCCGGAGGAGGCTCCGGAGGCGTTCCGTCAGGGCGCGATGTGCGTGGCGTTGGGCAACCGTGTCGCGGACATGTTCATGCACGAGGAGTCGGGCAACGCGCTGGAGTTGTTCAAGGCGGGTGCGAAGGAATGGTTCGGGATCGAGGAAGACCGGGTGGAGCCGCTGCTCAAGGAGATCCACGAGCAGGCGGATGAGATCAAGCGATTGTTCGCGTTGCCGATGGGTCAGCTGGACAACTTCGAGTCGACGCTGGCGCGAGCGACGGAGCAGCTGCTGAGCATCTCGATCACGACGCAGCAGGAGACGACGCGGCTGGCGCAGGAGA
Coding sequences within:
- a CDS encoding ATP-dependent Clp protease ATP-binding subunit, producing MFERFTDRARKVMALANQEAQRFNHEYIGTEHVLLGLVKEGSGVGANVLKNLDVDLRKVRLEVEKLVKSGPDMVTMGKLPQTPRAKKVIEYAIEEARNLNHNYVGTEHVLLGLLREHEGVAAQVLMNLGLKLEEVREEVLNLLGAGVEPEEATSSGSKSSDEPSSKGGKSKTPALDSFGRDLTELAKEGTLDPVIGRADEIERLVQILCRRSKNNPVLLGEAGVGKTAIVEGLAQRIIGNEVPDILADRRIVVLDLAMMVAGTKYRGQFEERIKAVMNEVRRAKNVLLFIDELHTLVGAGGAEGAIDASNVLKPALSRGEIQCIGATTLDEYRKYIEKDGALERRFQTIMVEPPNKADTVQILRGLRDRYEAHHRVRITDEALEQAVEFSERYITARVQPDKSIDVIDEAGARIRLKSMTKPPNLAELEEQIERLQIEKDEAVKAADYEHAAELRDRAESLRAEKDQIQQEWRAKSQEVDGVVDEEVIAEVVSKMTGVPLTRLEKAESQRLLQLEDELHKRVISQDEAIKAISKSIRRARSGLKDPRRPMGSFIFIGPSGVGKTLLSKALAEFMFGDQEALIRIDMSEYMEKHNVSRLIGAPPGYVGYEEGGQLTEQIRRRPYSVVLLDEIEKAHPDVFNMLLQIMEEGELTDSFGRHVSFRNVIIIMTSNIGADLIKNKAGFGFAKRTEEADYEKIKKTLMTEIERYFRPEFINRLDETIIFRPLNKEDLVSIVEYELKQVFKRLEERDMSLEVDQPAKDFLIDKGYNPDFGARPLRRAIEHYVEDPLSESILREDFGPGHVVRVTRKEDEDHLSFSSSLKPKAEPDADSSASEVAEAAEKG
- a CDS encoding sensor domain-containing diguanylate cyclase, which produces MDRDLLESLLESPRLPSLPAVAVEVISLVQDEDVSIDRLAAKIQMDAAMAGKILKTANSSLYGLAEPVSTISAALVVLGLNTVKTLALGFSLLGNFQEQPDDGFDRDAYWKRSLYSATSAKVIGTRLSLPFQEEIFLAGLLQDMGIIAMRQVLGSRYEDLLDQAGGHHPILVELERAAFDLDHAAVGAELAQSWNVPEILTVPIRYHEEPEEAPEAFRQGAMCVALGNRVADMFMHEESGNALELFKAGAKEWFGIEEDRVEPLLKEIHEQADEIKRLFALPMGQLDNFESTLARATEQLLSISITTQQETTRLAQENEALAKEVESDALTGVANRRKFNEIVTEAFGLTTQNGVAVSLMFFDADHFKSFNDTYGHQLGDRVLIELAGKITATLPDHATVCRYGGEEFAVILPGTDRKQASKLADVVREAIGSKPLLEYEGESMHVTVSIGVSTHEGQTFVRPEQFIKAADMAVYAAKQAGRNCVRVFTPRVRPAAA